In Trichoderma atroviride chromosome 2, complete sequence, one DNA window encodes the following:
- a CDS encoding uncharacterized protein (TransMembrane:1 (i61-78o)), which yields MHMCYKQTSAFTCLVQTPKTYPSRSLQPRLFYKVDHFPHSVSCHSRSCVLKRLQQVPKMQLPMLFALLPLAAAIPLAQNGTGVCIPSTVTVTVTASSTASTSVSTSVSTSTSAPQNGERRCPWPYFVGCWWHPSPTTSTSTSTSTSTSTSTSAASAFDSHFWPQ from the exons ATGCACATGTGCTATAAACAAACATCGGCATTTACTTGCCTAGTACAAACACCAAAGACTTATCCATCTCGAAGTCTCCAGCCTCGCCTCTTCTATAAAGTTGACCATTTTCCCCATTCTGTTTCTTGTCACTCACGATCTTGCGTCCTCAAGCGATTACAACAAGTGCCCAAGATGCAGCTTCCAATGCTTTTCGCACTTCTCCCCTTGGCCGCGGCCATCCCGCTGGCCCAGAACGGTACGGGTGTC TGCATACCTAGCACAGTCACTGTTACTGTTACGGCTTCATCCACCGCCAGTACCAGTGTCAGTACTAGTGTCagtaccagcaccagcgcgcCTCAGAACGGTGAACGCCGCTGCCCTTGGCCTTATTTTGTTGGC TGTTGGTGGCACCCGTCACCCACCACCAGTACCagtaccagcaccagcaccagcaccagcaccagcaccagcgctGCCAGTGCTTTTGATAGTCACTTTTGGCCCCAGTAG
- a CDS encoding uncharacterized protein (EggNog:ENOG41~MEROPS:MER0011700) → MSAIREHIAALRPAIEEILKISGTAGASIGCIQDGEFYDAHFGFMDHEQTKTANADTLYSIGSLSKSMLALLFGSLVDDKIVSWNETVQSIIPEFRTQSKDLGNNCTVLDLLSMRSGLPTFNILWYQGNSEPLVNRSDLLSMVNGMTPSFTLRTDWRYTNWGYAIAGALAERKTGVEFHKQLQKAFFQPLGMTRTRLDPQWVEDGNAAQGFIGRNDASLIPIKTQVMDYSTIMAPGGGVCSTIKDLLVYYNAILSAIKDEIDGKRPENPIFKQIGTIFKGHTTMGQQRIETSTQYALGWVKGFLPGYPGVQSPNNGLLRNVPVIGKGTSSQVFFAHTGSVAGSLSTVILLPETRIAVVVLVNTKPACDSSDFIANMILERLLGGCGGHDFAELTREAMDKASRRYSEQNAELESSRVPNTSPKPLGEYRGRYSWKSKSFFVDVFVEDDKLKFQVMGRSDQIYCLEHYHYNTFTYLMTDDEEAERARYVQAIGAYKFVFQTNDMDRITGFEWVEMGGGPGVFQKD, encoded by the coding sequence ATGAGTGCCATTCGCGAGCATATTGCTGCCCTGCGGCCTGCCATTGAAGAAATTCTCAAGATCTCCGGGACAGCTGGAGCTTCCATTGGGTGTATCCAAGATGGAGAATTCTACGATGCTCATTTTGGCTTCATGGATCATGAGCAGACCAAGACAGCAAACGCAGACACACTGTATAGTATTGGATCTTTGTCAAAGTCCATGCTGGCTTTACTATTTGGATCCCTTGTGGATGACAAGATTGTGTCCTGGAATGAGACGGTTCAAAGCATCATTCCAGAATTTCGAACTCAAAGCAAGGATCTCGGCAACAATTGCACCGTACTGGATCTTCTGTCGATGAGGTCGGGCCTACCGACTTTCAATATTTTGTGGTATCAAGGCAACTCAGAGCCTCTGGTTAACAGATCAGATCTGTTGTCTATGGTTAACGGCATGACACCAAGTTTTACTTTGCGTACGGACTGGAGGTACACAAATTGGGGGTATGCAATCGCGGGCGCCCTGGCTGAGCGGAAGACAGGTGTCGAATTTCACAAACAATTGCAAAAGGCCTTCTTTCAGCCGCTTGGTATGACCCGTACCAGACTGGATCCCCAATGGGTAGAAGATGGGAATGCCGCACAGGGGTTCATAGGGCGCAACGATGCGTCTCTGATACCCATCAAAACACAAGTGATGGATTACAGTACCATCATGGCGCCTGGCGGCGGCGTATGTAGCACGATAAAAGACCTTCTCGTCTACTACAACGCTATCTTAAGCGCCATCAAGGACGAAATTGATGGAAAACGACCCGAGAACCCCATCTTCAAACAAATAGGAACTATTTTCAAAGGTCACACAACCATGGGACAACAGAGAATAGAAACGAGCACCCAATACGCCCTTGGCTGGGTCAAAGGCTTCCTCCCAGGTTATCCTGGCGTGCAATCGCCAAACAATGGTTTGCTGCGCAATGTGCCTGTCATCGGAAAAGGCACAAGCTCTCAGGTCTTTTTCGCGCACACCGGCTCAGTGGCAGGGTCTCTTTCGACCGTTATTTTGCTTCCAGAGACGCGTATTGCAGTTGTTGTTCTTGTCAACACCAAGCCTGCCTGCGACAGCTCTGATTTCATTGCTAATATGATATTAGAAAGACTTCTTGGAGGTTGTGGGGGCCACGACTTCGCAGAATTGACCAGAGAGGCTATGGACAAAGCATCTCGTCGATATTCGGAGCAGAACGCGGAACTGGAATCTTCGAGAGTTCCAAATACGTCTCCTAAGCCACTGGGCGAGTACCGAGGAAGATACTCTTGGAAATCcaagtctttttttgttgatgtTTTCGTCGAAGACGACAAGCTGAAATTCCAAGTCATGGGGCGATCTGATCAGATATATTGCTTGGAGCATTACCACTACAACACATTCACCTATCTCATGAcagatgacgaggaagcAGAAAGAGCTCGCTATGTTCAAGCGATTGGGGCTTACAAGTTTGTCTTTCAGACTAACGACATGGACCGTATAACAGGCTTTGAGTGGGTGGAAATGGGGGGTGGTCCAGGGGTATTTCAAAAAGACTAG